From the Dunckerocampus dactyliophorus isolate RoL2022-P2 chromosome 12, RoL_Ddac_1.1, whole genome shotgun sequence genome, one window contains:
- the adamts8a gene encoding A disintegrin and metalloproteinase with thrombospondin motifs 8, which produces MEKMCSGLCLLLLCGFHPALSAWFESEEVVPVRINGRVTGRFWKRSEDQARVLLSAFGKDLTLNLIPDTSFIAPYFTIKRIQAKDFAALRSVSGAQSSPGEDLRNLINQAEESEGQLRSCFYSGNVDEDQDSVVALSLCSGVYGSFITEGNEYIIEPKFPGGFGSHSAQQLHVIKRRTLSKRHGVPFLFDHADEADGPENHKQGFSFTRRSNNARGESRQRRFVSAPRFIETLVVADSSMTQFYGDEIKHYILTLMSMTAQLYKHPSIKNSVNMVVVKLLVIEDEEVGPDVSSNGGVALRNFCSWQQLFNPPSQRHPEHFDTAMLFTREDICGQKSCDTLGVADVGTMCDPKRSCSVIEDNGLQAAFTAAHELGHVLSMPHDDSKTCEKLFGDLGGHYLMSPLFVSLNKTMPWSPCSALYITEFFDNGHGDCLLDVPESSMPLPKELPGSKYSLNQQCQQIFGEEFFHCPNTTDNDICSQLWCQEDGTSQCSTKNGSLPWADGTPCGLNRTCLYGVCKPTQEVFEPLVVVDGGWSTWGPWQQCSRTCGGGVKFSNRECTNPEPQNGGKYCEGQRVQYQSCNTEPCDNTGKSFREEQCEKYNSPNYLDYNGNMKHWIPKYAGVSPRDRCKLFCRARGSSEFKVFEPKVIDGTPCGPDTTSVCVRGQCVKAGCDQVIGSNKRVDKCGVCGGNGLTCRKITGSYNKAIYGYSDIVTIPAGATNIDIKQRSHRGIKHDGNYLAVMRETGSYILNGNFSVSTVEQDIPVLGAVLKYSGSSTMLERIQSFMQLKEAIVIQLLATAGDAGAPKVKYSFFVPRDVTFNKPKEKKFSSPSLHMIHPFGVPDWVLGEWSECSKSCGSGWSRRNVECRDSAGFLSSLCDKDLKPLDIRACGDLPCPIWQMGPWSACSRTCGQGERHRSIVCIDYTGKTVEPEKCDQNKKPVPVSGECFNLECL; this is translated from the exons ATGGAGAAGATGTGTTCTGGTCTTTGTTTACTGCTTCTGTGCGGCTTCCATCCGGCGCTCTCCGCTTGGTTTGAATCCGAGGAGGTCGTACCTGTTCGGATAAACGGAAGAGTCACCGGTCGCTTCTGGAAACGAAGCGAGGACCAGGCAAGAGTCCTCCTCAGCGCCTTTGGCAAAGACTTGACGCTGAATCTCATCCCTGACACCAGTTTCATCGCACCTTACTTCACCATTAAGCGCATACAAGCCAAAGACTTTGCCGCTCTACGCAGTGTTTCAGGTGCGCAATCGTCACCGGGTGAGGATCTCCGCAATCTCATCAACCAGGCGGAGGAGAGTGAAGGACAGCTGAGaagttgtttttattcaggGAACGTAGATGAAGATCAGGACTCTGTTGTGGCTCTGAGTCTGTGTTCTGGGGTCTATGGCTCCTTCATAACAGAAGGGAACGAGTACATCATTGAGCCCAAATTTCCAGGAGGCTTCGGGTCACACTCTGCCCAACAGCTGCATGTGATCAAGAGGAGGACCTTGTCCAAACGCCACGGTGTTCCTTTCCTGTTTGATCACGCAGATGAAGCGGATGGACCGGAGAACCACAAGCAGGGTTTTAGTTTTACGCGCCGCAGCAACAACGCACGGGGGGAATCTCGCCAGAGACGCTTCGTGTCCGCGCCACGGTTCATAGAGACCTTGGTGGTGGCAGATTCCAGCATGACACAATTCTACGGGGATGAAATCAAG CACTACATTTTGACGTTAATGTCAATGACTGCCCAACTGTACAAGCACCCCAGCATCAAGAATTCAGTCAACATGGTGGTGGTGAAGTTGTTAGTGATAGAGGATGAGGAAGTTGGTCCAGATGTTTCCAGCAATGGAGGAGTAGCCCTTAGAAACTTTTGCTCTTGGCAGCAGCTATTCAACCCACCAAGTCAGAGACACCCAGAGCACTTTGATACAGCCATGCTCTTCACCAGAGAG GACATCTGTGGACAAAAGAGCTGTGACACTCTGGGTGTTGCCGATGTTGGGACGATGTGCGATCCTAAGAGAAGCTGCTCCGTAATTGAGGACAACGGTCTGCAAGCTGCCTTCACTGCTGCACATGAGCTTG GTCATGTGCTGAGCATGCCTCACGATGACTCCAAAACGTGCGAGAAGTTGTTTGGGGATCTTGGAGGGCATTATCTGATGTCCCCGTTGTTTGTTAGCCTCAACAAAACCATGCCTTGGTCTCCTTGCAGTGCTCTCTACATCACAGAGTTCTTTGACAATGGCCATG GGGACTGTCTGCTGGATGTTCCAGAGAGTAGTATGCCATTACCCAAGGAGCTGCCCGGCAGCAAATACAGCCTAAACCAGCAGTGCCAGCAGATTTTTGGAGAGGAATTCTTCCATTGTCCCAACACAACAGACAATGATATTTGCAGCCAGCTGTGGTGTCAAGAGGATGGAACATCACAGTGCTCCACAAAGAACGGCAGCCTGCCATGGGCTGACGGCACCCCGTGTGGTCTCAACAGAACATGCTTGTATGGAGTGTGCAAGCCGACACAGGAGGTGTTCGAGCCACTG GTGGTTGTGGACGGTGGCTGGAGCACGTGGGGACCATGGCAGCAATGTTCCAGGACATGTGGCGGTGGGGTCAAGTTCTCCAATAGGGAGTGCACAAACCCTGAGCCCCAGAATGGGGGCAAATACTGCGAAGGACAGAGGGTTCAATACCAATCCTGCAACACAGAGCCCTGCGACAACACTG GAAAGAGTTTCAGAGAGGAGCAGTGTGAGAAATACAACAGCCCAAACTACCTGGACTACAATGGGAACATGAAACACTGGATACCAAAGTACGCCGGAGTGTCTCCCAGGGACAGATGCAAACTATTCTGCCGGGCCAGGGGCAGTAGTGAATTTAAGGTGTTTGAACCCAAG GTCATTGACGGAACACCCTGTGGTCCTGACACCACGTCTGTGTGCGTCCGAGGCCAGTGTGTGAAGGCAGGCTGTGACCAGGTGATTGGATCCAATAAGAGAGTGGATAAGTGTGGCGTATGTGGAGGAAACGGTCTTACCTGTAGAAAGATCACTGGGTCCTACAACAAGGCAAT CTATGGATACAGCGACATTGTCACTATTCCCGCGGGTGCAACCAATATTGACATCAAACAGCGGAGCCACAGAGGAATCAAACATGACGGGAACTATCTGGCTGTAATGCGAGAGACTGGGAGTTACATCCTTAATGGAAACTTCTCCGTATCGACGGTGGAACAGGACATCCCTGTACTTGGTGCTGTGCTGAAGTACAGCGGCTCCTCAACCATGCTGGAGAGGATTCAGAGTTTCATGCAGCTGAAAGAGGCCATCGTCATTCAACTTCTGGCCACAGCGGGGGATGCCGGTGCTCCCAAAGTGAAATATTCCTTTTTCGTCCCCAGAGATGTAACATTCAACAAGCCTAAAGAGAAGAAGTTCTCTTCTCCGTCTTTGCATATGATTCATCCCTTCGGCGTTCCTGACTGGGTGTTGGGAGAGTGGTCTGAGTGTTCGAAGAGTTGCGGTTCCGGGTGGTCCAGGAGGAATGTAGAGTGCAGAGACAGCGCAGGCTTTCTCTCTAGCCTTTGTGATAAAGACTTGAAGCCTTTGGACATTAGGGCTTGTGGTGATCTGCCCTGCCCCATCTGGCAGATGGGACCTTGGTCCGCCTGCTCACGAACTTGTGGTCAGGGGGAGCGGCACCGCAGCATCGTCTGCATAGACTACACTGGGAAGACTGTTGAACCAGAGAAGTGTGATCAGAATAAAAAACCTGTGCCTGTTTCCGGAGAATGTTTCAACCTCGAGTGCCTATGA